The genomic DNA AAGAATTCAAAATGTAAAATTAAAAATTAAAAATTTAATTAATTGCCTTTTTAATTTTTAACTTTTAATTTTTAATTGGATTTAGCGATGAATTACAAGCGATTGGCGGCGAGCGCCCACCCTACTTTTAATTATGTCCGATCGCTTAATCGCGAATTAAAAGTGTAGGTAGCCAATAAAAAACTGCTATTTCATCTATGGTATAATTATTTAATTGATTTAATCTATAGTTTTGACAGAGCGATCGCCCCATCAAATTAACAATCGAATGGACTTGGAAATACCGACTGAGTTTTGGCAGGGAGTGCAACAGTTTAACGATCGCGAGTTCTACGCTTGCCACGATACTCTAGAGGCCTTGTGGATGGAAGCAAGCGAACCCCAGAAAAGGTTTTATCAAGGAATCTTGCAAATTGCCGTCGCCCTCTACCACTTAGGCAATCGCAACTGGCGCGGTGCGGTAATATTACTGGGAGAAGGAATAAATCGACTGAACTATTATCAGCCCACTTACGCGGAAATTAACGTTGAAGATTTAATCGGGCGTAGCGCTCAACTGTTGAATGCTTTGCAACAGGCTGGCCCAGAGAAAGTAAGTGATTTTCTGCCAATGTTAACAGGTGTAGAGCCTCCAGGGAGTTTGGAGTTGCCGAGAATTTGCAAAGTGACAGCAAATTAACCCTATTTCAGCAGCAGGCAGAAGGAAAAAAGCGATAAAATCCTTCCAGTTTCAGCAAACCAGCAAAATAGTCGATTGATTAGGCGGTTGTATTGCTAGGATGATTGGATAAAATACCTAAGTGGTCACTCCCTCAGTACCAAAGCTGGAGGTTTCCCCTTCAGCATATTCTCCAATTTCTGAGCCTCACACGCTATGATGTTCTCCGCTAAAATACTTAACTCACTTACATTCAAAGGCTTAGCACTGCTATTGCCCTTTACCCTAGCAGGCGCGATCGCTTCTCCCACCTATCCCCAAGCCAACCCGCCCAGCAAAAGTGGGCCCGGTCGCACCCTCACAGTGCGTTCTGACATCCAAGAAGCCGACTCAAAAACAGGCATCGTCACCGCACGCGGTAACGTCCAGATTAACTATCCCTCCCGGCAAATTCAGGCAACCGCAACTCAAGCTCAATATTTCAGCCGCGAACGCCGCATCGTCCTCCGAGGTGATGTTTACGTCTTGCAGGAAGGTAACAGTTTGCGCGGCGAAACCGTGACCTACCTGATCGACGAAGGACGCTTTATCGCCTTGCCAGAGTCCCAAGGACAAGTCGAATCGATCTACATCGTCTCCCCAGAACAGGACGCAGCAGCTCAAAGCACCGCCAGCCCGGAAACTCCTCCCTACAATCCCAAACCAGCCTTTAAAACGCCAATGAGTCCTCCCACAGCCCCTCGGCAATAGATAGGCGATCGAGGAAATTTTGCCTGTAAAAATCTACCACTGTAGATAATTCCGCGATCTTGCTTCGATCCAGGCTCGATCCATTGGACTTTAAAATTTTAAAGTGTCTGCTGTGGAGGCTGCTGCGCTCAAACATGAAAATTGTTCTGGAAAATATTCACAAATCCTATGGAAAGCGCCCCGTTGTCAGTAGAGTTAACATTTCAGTAACCCAAGGGGAAATAGTGGGATTGCTCGGCCCCAACGGTGCAGGCAAAACCACAACCTTTTACATAGCTACAGGTTTAGAAAGACCGAATCAAGGTATAGTTTGGCTTAACGATCTGGACATCACAGGCTTACCAATGCACAAGCGAGCGCATTTGGGTATCGGCTATCTTGCTCAAGAAGCCAGCATTTTTCGGCACTTGAGCGTCCGGGACAATATACTGCTAGTGATGGAGCAAACTAAAGTACCGCGCCGCGAGTGGCGGGAGCGACTCGATTTTCTATTGCGGGAGTTCCGTTTAGAAAGAGTGGCAAATAATTTAGGGGTACAGGTTTCAGGGGGAGAGCGCAGGCGCACAGAATTGGCAAGAGCTTTGGCCGCAGGGCCAGAGGGGCCCAAGTTTCTCTTGTTGGACGAACCATTTGCGGGGGTAGATCCGATCGCCGTGTCGGAAATTCAAACTATAGTAGCTAAATTGCGCGATCGCGACATCGGCATTTTAATCACTGACCACAACGTTCGAGAAACCCTAGAAATCACAGACCGAGCTTACATCATGCGAGACGGGCAAATTTTAGCTTCCGGGGGAGCTGAAGAACTTTACAGCAACCCCTTAGTGCGACAGTATTACTTAGGCGACAGTTTCCAGCGCTAGCCAGCTTTAAGAGGGGGAGCAGGGGAGCGGGGGAGCGGGGGAGCAGGGGAGCAGGGGAGCAGGGGAGCAGGGGAGCGGGGCAACTTAATCAATTAAAAATTAAAAATGCAAAATTAAAAATTGTGAGATTTAATTTTTAATTTTTAACTTTTAATCGATTGGAGGGAGCGGAGTCAATGAGAACACTAAAGTGATGAAATTAGAAATATCCAAAACTTTCAATTCGTTTAGCTGGCGGCTTCCCAGAATTTCGGTAATGGATTGGTACCTTACCAAAGAACTCATCGGCCCATTTTTGTTTGGCGTTGGCCTATTTTCATCAGTCGGCGTAACTGTTGGAGCCGTATTTGAATTAGTGCGAAGAGTCACAGAATCAGGCTTACCCTTCAGCACTGCCATCCAAATTTTTCTGTTGAAAATGCCCTATTTCATTGTATTGGCATTTCCCATGTCAATGCTATTGGCAAGTTTAATGGCTTATAGCCGAATGTCTAGCGACAGCGAAATCGTAGCTCTCCGCAGTTGCGGTATTAATGTCTACAGGCTAGTAGTACCAGCAGTTATTCTGAGTTTGGCTGTTACAGGTATGACTTTTGCGATGAACGAGTTAATCGTTCCCGCTGCTAACTATCAAGCAACTGTTACTCTAGATCGAGCTCTAAAGCGAGAAAAACCCCTATTTCAAGAGAAAAACATTTTCTATCCAGAATTTCGTAACGTTGACAAAGGTAATGGTGAAGAAAGCGTACTTACGCGCTTATTTTATGCCGAACAATTTGACGGTAAGCAGATGAAAGGTTTGACTATTCTCGATCGTTCCCAACCGGAACTAAACCAAATTATCTCCTCAGAATCAGCTATTTGGAACCCAGCTCAAAATTCCTGGGATTTTTTCAATGGTACTGTTTACATAGTTGCTCCTGATGGCTCTTACCGTAATATTGTCCGCTTTGAACATCAACAACTACAATTACCTCGCACCCCTTTAGACTTAGCCGCAAAAGCGCGGGACTATGGGGAAATGAACATTGCTCAAGCTATAGATTATTTGAATTTAATTCGATCGAGTGGCGACGAGCAGAAAATTCGTAAGCTTAAGGTGCGAATTCAAGAAAAGTATGCTTTGCCTTTTGTTTGTATTGTCTTTGGTTTGGTAGGAGCTGCTTTGGGAACTAAGCCACAGCGGACTGGTAGAGCTACCAGTTTTGGGATTAGCGTGATCGTAATTTTTACTTATTATGTATTCTCTTTTATCACCAGTTCAATGGGCTTGAAAGCTATTTTGACTCCAGTAATGGCTGCTTGGCTACCGATGATTTGTGGTTTGGGGGTAGGCGGGTTACTGTTAGTGCGTGCTTCGCGGTAAGGCTAAATTGAGGATGAGGAAAGAAGAAGGAAGAAGGAAGAAGGAAGAAAGATTTAGTTATCTAGGAGAGAAGGAAGAACGCTTATACAGCAAACTTTTTAGCCATCAGTATCTTATGTTTAATTAAGTGGATTTACTTACTTCGTTTTGACTTCTGCCTCCTGCATAGCAGCCTTCTGCCTCCTGCATAGCAGCCTCCTGCCTCCTGCCTCCTGCCTCCTGCATAGCAGCCTCCTGCGTGACCTACAGATTCTCTAAAAAACCCGGTTTCTGGAGCTGTGAGCCTAAGTCCTCAAACTAAATCACTGCCACACAAGAACTTTTGCTTCGTATTCTGCCAGATCGAGAATAATATTATCATCGCCAGATTCTACATCGTAATTGCCAGTCCACTCGTGCCAAGTCCCATTAGCTGGGAAATTAGGAACGCTATAGCCAGCCAAGTAATTATCTGAGAAATTGACTACAACTACAACGCGAGAGCCTTCATCATTCCAGCGAGTATAAGCGAGAACTTTTAATTCAGGATCTTCGTGGAAAAATTCGATATTTTCCGTGTAGAGCGCGTGGTTTTCTCTACGGAGGTGAATCAAGCCTTTGTAATATTGAAACAGACCGCTATTCAATTCATTTCCTAACAGCGTCCAATCGATTTTAGCTTGTTCAATTGTTTTGTATTTGTACTCGCCAAATTCTTCACCCATCCACAGCAGCGGCACACCAACGGCTGTCATTACTATAGCAGATCCCAACTTCGCGCGCTTAAATGCTGCTTCATCTAAGATGCCGCGATCGCCTAGTTCTGCCATGACATGATTATGGTCGTGATTTGTCAGATAATTGACGACATTCGTAGTACCCATATACCCTTGTCGCTTGCAGTCAATGATATCTTTCAGATTTTCTAGATCGACGGGTTCACCGCAGAGATATTCAATAATGCAATGATAAAAACTGTCGTGCCAGCAGCCATCCATCGGGCCGTCTACATTCGTGATGCTAGGATTGTCGGGAATGAATTCGGCAATGTTATAAAAGGGTTTCGGGCCCGCAACTTGTTTCGCTTCGTTAGTTATCCAGTGCATGAAATCGTAGTTGGCAATTTGCCGAGCAGCATCGTAGCGAATGCCATCAATGTGATATTCTTGCACCCAAAAACGTACTACGTCTCCAATGAATTGCCACGCAGGTTTTATATCTAAATTTTTATCGTAGAGCTCGTAGTTGAATTCCGGCCCCCAGTTGTTATCAGGATCGCGGGGAGAGTGGTGATACCAATAATCGTGATCGATTTGGGTGAGAGGACTGGATGATTCTGAGTGGTTGAAAATCCCATCCATGATTACACGGATGCCGCGACCATGACACTCGTCGATCAGGTTTTTTAAGCCTTCTGTGGTGCCGTAGCTGGACTCTGTAGCTAAGAAGTAGCGGGGGTTGTAACCCCAACTGTAGTCGCCTGGGTATTCCTTGACTGGCATTAGTTCGATCGCGTTGATGCCGAGATCGCACAGATAATCTAATTTTTCGACGACGTGCTTGTATTTGCCACGAGCGTAGGGATCGTCTTCGCCGCCAGAAAAGTCGGCGACGTGGACTTCGTAGATGACTAATTCGCGATCGCTTGGTAGGGGTGTATCATCGTGTTGCCAGACGTAGGTATCGACTATGCGATCGCCATCTTTGATGCGGACAATGCCGTTTTGGGTGGGGTTATCAATGTCGGTAGCGTAGGGATCGACTATTTCTATCCATTGATCTGGTTCTACAAACCAACTTTTTGACTGAATTTTAAATTTATATTGATAGCTACCATCTTCCAATTCGACTTGAGTACGGAAAAAACCATCCTCTCCTTTTTCCATGGGGATTTCCTCCCAATTAGAAAAAGTCCCGATCAAGGCAGCTCCTTTGTTGTAGGGAGCAAACAGCTTGAATTCAATTGGACTAGCCATAATTACCCTTTGATTTAAGATATTTTGAAGTTGATATCTTGATTGTGGCAAACTCAAGCGAACTCAGGCATCTTTCTTGAGTATAGTATTTCCATCTCGCCATCTATTCCTCAAGATTTGCAGAGCGCTAAGGGTTAATATGATGGTGGAGCGATCGCTAGTTACCCATCTCAAAAGAATATTATCTGTCAGAAGTCAAGAGTCATCAGGATTTAGTTATTTAGAGAGCCAGAAAGCTAAGGGTAAATAAGGGTAAAAATTTAAGTAGCCAGCTTTGAGTCATTGAGTATTTTACTTCTAAGTATGCCCTTTTTCTGAAGCTTTATCTGATAGTTACTGATTTTGTCATCTATCTAAAGGAACATCTATTTAACTAGAAAGAAATATTTACTTAAACGATTACTTTAGAGTGA from Kamptonema formosum PCC 6407 includes the following:
- a CDS encoding LptA/OstA family protein; this translates as MMFSAKILNSLTFKGLALLLPFTLAGAIASPTYPQANPPSKSGPGRTLTVRSDIQEADSKTGIVTARGNVQINYPSRQIQATATQAQYFSRERRIVLRGDVYVLQEGNSLRGETVTYLIDEGRFIALPESQGQVESIYIVSPEQDAAAQSTASPETPPYNPKPAFKTPMSPPTAPRQ
- a CDS encoding alpha-amylase family glycosyl hydrolase, yielding MASPIEFKLFAPYNKGAALIGTFSNWEEIPMEKGEDGFFRTQVELEDGSYQYKFKIQSKSWFVEPDQWIEIVDPYATDIDNPTQNGIVRIKDGDRIVDTYVWQHDDTPLPSDRELVIYEVHVADFSGGEDDPYARGKYKHVVEKLDYLCDLGINAIELMPVKEYPGDYSWGYNPRYFLATESSYGTTEGLKNLIDECHGRGIRVIMDGIFNHSESSSPLTQIDHDYWYHHSPRDPDNNWGPEFNYELYDKNLDIKPAWQFIGDVVRFWVQEYHIDGIRYDAARQIANYDFMHWITNEAKQVAGPKPFYNIAEFIPDNPSITNVDGPMDGCWHDSFYHCIIEYLCGEPVDLENLKDIIDCKRQGYMGTTNVVNYLTNHDHNHVMAELGDRGILDEAAFKRAKLGSAIVMTAVGVPLLWMGEEFGEYKYKTIEQAKIDWTLLGNELNSGLFQYYKGLIHLRRENHALYTENIEFFHEDPELKVLAYTRWNDEGSRVVVVVNFSDNYLAGYSVPNFPANGTWHEWTGNYDVESGDDNIILDLAEYEAKVLVWQ
- a CDS encoding DUF309 domain-containing protein, producing the protein MDLEIPTEFWQGVQQFNDREFYACHDTLEALWMEASEPQKRFYQGILQIAVALYHLGNRNWRGAVILLGEGINRLNYYQPTYAEINVEDLIGRSAQLLNALQQAGPEKVSDFLPMLTGVEPPGSLELPRICKVTAN
- the lptB gene encoding LPS export ABC transporter ATP-binding protein gives rise to the protein MKIVLENIHKSYGKRPVVSRVNISVTQGEIVGLLGPNGAGKTTTFYIATGLERPNQGIVWLNDLDITGLPMHKRAHLGIGYLAQEASIFRHLSVRDNILLVMEQTKVPRREWRERLDFLLREFRLERVANNLGVQVSGGERRRTELARALAAGPEGPKFLLLDEPFAGVDPIAVSEIQTIVAKLRDRDIGILITDHNVRETLEITDRAYIMRDGQILASGGAEELYSNPLVRQYYLGDSFQR
- a CDS encoding LptF/LptG family permease; translation: MKLEISKTFNSFSWRLPRISVMDWYLTKELIGPFLFGVGLFSSVGVTVGAVFELVRRVTESGLPFSTAIQIFLLKMPYFIVLAFPMSMLLASLMAYSRMSSDSEIVALRSCGINVYRLVVPAVILSLAVTGMTFAMNELIVPAANYQATVTLDRALKREKPLFQEKNIFYPEFRNVDKGNGEESVLTRLFYAEQFDGKQMKGLTILDRSQPELNQIISSESAIWNPAQNSWDFFNGTVYIVAPDGSYRNIVRFEHQQLQLPRTPLDLAAKARDYGEMNIAQAIDYLNLIRSSGDEQKIRKLKVRIQEKYALPFVCIVFGLVGAALGTKPQRTGRATSFGISVIVIFTYYVFSFITSSMGLKAILTPVMAAWLPMICGLGVGGLLLVRASR